A genomic region of Pseudomonas sp. MPC6 contains the following coding sequences:
- a CDS encoding AGE family epimerase/isomerase, giving the protein MPPVSRSASQPELTALFARVQQHFLDVIVPLWQGPGWNPDMALPYEALDASHLPLPPQRYRAMACARQLYLFSSLIGQVPAAEERAAALFHSLQTHFHDTEHGGWFYSIDPHGAPLDQRKDLYTHAFILFACAHYWDKVREPQVESVLNAALATIAQHFATGDGLYEASLDRDWSSLDTGPLQNPLMHLAEAFLATLSVREDNAVQDALVDLCTAMHERFIDPHHDVLMEKPLGAEANWFEPGHQFEWYFLLESSPLLHGSALHTSLERAFAFTEQLGVDRQTGAVRAMLTLEGLSKDATQRIWAQAEYLRALTLRPGSENALLQQLQALQQRHLHAEGWYECRDEQGEVSRQDMPSTTPYHLATCYGGLADYLR; this is encoded by the coding sequence ATGCCGCCAGTTTCCCGCTCCGCCTCCCAGCCTGAATTGACCGCACTGTTCGCCCGGGTGCAACAGCACTTTCTGGACGTGATCGTGCCGCTCTGGCAAGGACCCGGCTGGAACCCCGATATGGCGTTGCCGTACGAAGCACTGGACGCCAGTCATCTACCGCTGCCTCCTCAACGCTATCGGGCAATGGCCTGCGCGCGGCAGTTGTATCTGTTTTCAAGCCTGATCGGCCAGGTGCCGGCCGCCGAAGAGCGCGCCGCAGCGTTGTTCCACTCCTTGCAAACGCATTTTCACGACACCGAGCACGGCGGCTGGTTCTACAGCATCGACCCGCACGGAGCCCCGCTGGATCAGCGCAAAGACCTCTACACCCACGCATTCATCCTCTTCGCCTGCGCCCATTACTGGGACAAAGTTCGCGAACCGCAGGTGGAGTCGGTGCTCAACGCGGCACTGGCAACGATTGCGCAGCATTTCGCCACGGGTGACGGCCTGTACGAAGCCAGCCTTGATCGTGACTGGTCATCGCTCGACACCGGACCGCTGCAGAATCCTCTGATGCACCTGGCCGAAGCCTTCCTCGCCACGTTGTCGGTACGTGAAGACAACGCCGTGCAAGACGCGCTCGTTGATTTATGCACTGCCATGCACGAGCGTTTTATCGATCCGCACCACGATGTGTTGATGGAAAAACCGCTGGGGGCCGAGGCTAACTGGTTTGAACCGGGGCATCAGTTCGAATGGTATTTCCTGCTGGAGTCTTCGCCGTTACTGCACGGTTCGGCATTGCACACGTCACTGGAGCGCGCCTTCGCGTTCACCGAGCAACTGGGCGTCGATCGACAGACCGGCGCAGTGCGGGCGATGCTCACTCTGGAGGGACTTTCCAAGGATGCCACCCAACGAATCTGGGCTCAGGCCGAGTACCTGCGCGCCCTGACCCTGCGCCCGGGCAGCGAGAATGCGCTGCTACAGCAGTTACAGGCATTGCAGCAGCGCCATCTGCATGCAGAGGGCTGGTACGAGTGTCGGGATGAGCAGGGTGAAGTGAGTCGTCAGGATATGCCTTCGACCACGCCCTATCACTTGGCGACCTGTTATGGCGGATTGGCCGATTATCTTCGTTGA
- a CDS encoding HupE/UreJ family protein, whose amino-acid sequence MTLKRILGAMALLLTPAVAFAHPGHGDNGLIAGISHPIAGLDHLLAMVAVGLWAAQQKGAARWVLPCTFVGTMLIGGLLGFEGLALPALESAIAGSVLALGLAVALAVRPPLSLAVGATAVFALFHGVAHGLELPDMSSPWAYAAGFVVATAALHAAGYAVVRVLPQAAAPLVRLVGAGSAATGAWLLAG is encoded by the coding sequence ATGACACTTAAACGCATTCTGGGCGCCATGGCCCTGCTGCTGACTCCGGCCGTCGCATTCGCCCACCCGGGTCATGGCGATAACGGTTTGATCGCTGGTATCAGCCATCCGATCGCAGGCCTCGATCATTTGCTGGCGATGGTTGCAGTCGGGCTGTGGGCTGCGCAGCAGAAAGGCGCCGCGCGGTGGGTTTTGCCCTGCACATTCGTCGGCACCATGCTGATCGGCGGGCTCTTGGGCTTTGAAGGGCTGGCGCTGCCAGCGCTGGAAAGCGCGATTGCGGGATCGGTGTTGGCGTTGGGTCTGGCGGTAGCCCTGGCAGTGCGTCCGCCGTTGAGCCTGGCGGTGGGCGCGACCGCGGTGTTCGCGCTGTTCCATGGCGTGGCGCATGGGTTGGAGTTGCCGGACATGTCGAGTCCTTGGGCGTATGCGGCGGGGTTTGTAGTGGCGACTGCGGCATTGCATGCGGCGGGTTATGCGGTGGTGCGGGTGTTGCCTCAGGCGGCGGCACCGCTGGTTCGGCTGGTGGGTGCGGGTTCGGCGGCGACTGGGGCCTGGTTGCTGGCGGGCTGA
- a CDS encoding urease accessory UreF family protein codes for MNPAWALLRLASPQLPIGGYSYSQGLEMAVDNGRVNDPDSARRWISDQLLLNLARFEAPLLLAHCTAAAEENWGELLQRCEEHRASRETRELHQESRQMGYSLQQLLNGLPELDAPARAFLEQHPEPHLALGWALAARAWHISAQDALAAWLWSWLENQLAVLMKTLPLGQQAAQRLTSELLPLLQQAQQNTTRINPAHCGSAAFGLSLACMAHERQYSRLFRS; via the coding sequence ATGAATCCAGCCTGGGCCCTGCTGCGTCTGGCCAGTCCGCAATTGCCGATTGGTGGCTACAGCTATTCCCAAGGCCTGGAAATGGCTGTGGATAACGGCCGTGTCAATGATCCCGACAGTGCGCGACGCTGGATCAGCGATCAACTGCTGCTGAACCTGGCACGCTTTGAAGCGCCGCTACTGCTCGCCCATTGCACGGCTGCGGCCGAGGAAAACTGGGGCGAACTGCTACAGCGTTGTGAGGAGCATCGTGCGAGCCGGGAAACCCGCGAGCTGCACCAGGAAAGCCGGCAAATGGGCTATTCCCTGCAGCAACTGCTCAATGGCTTGCCAGAACTGGATGCCCCGGCCCGCGCCTTCCTCGAACAACACCCCGAACCGCACCTGGCCCTCGGTTGGGCGCTGGCCGCTCGCGCCTGGCACATCAGTGCGCAGGACGCGCTGGCGGCATGGCTCTGGAGCTGGCTGGAAAACCAACTGGCCGTGTTGATGAAAACCCTGCCCCTGGGCCAGCAAGCCGCGCAACGCCTGACCAGCGAACTGCTGCCATTGCTGCAACAGGCTCAGCAAAACACCACCCGAATCAACCCCGCACACTGTGGCAGCGCCGCTTTCGGCTTGTCGCTGGCGTGCATGGCCCATGAGCGCCAGTACAGCCGCCTGTTTCGTTCCTAG
- the ureE gene encoding urease accessory protein UreE, whose amino-acid sequence MLVIHRRIDPQPVWAAELHLTFEARSKSRLRCFSAEGEDVGLFLERGQPPLYDGECLLSEDGRIVRVRARAEQLLHVTCANAFELTRAAYHLGNRHVALQVGDGWLRLLDDYVLKAMLEQLGARVEGCEAPFQPEHGAYGGGHHHSRHGDEAFNYPPKLHQFGVRS is encoded by the coding sequence ATGCTGGTGATTCATCGCAGAATCGACCCTCAACCTGTCTGGGCCGCTGAGTTGCACCTGACTTTCGAAGCCCGGAGCAAAAGCCGTCTGCGCTGTTTCAGTGCCGAGGGTGAAGACGTCGGATTGTTTTTGGAGCGCGGTCAACCGCCGCTGTATGACGGCGAATGTCTGCTAAGCGAAGACGGGCGCATCGTTCGCGTCCGCGCCCGAGCCGAACAATTGCTGCACGTCACCTGCGCCAATGCCTTCGAACTGACCCGCGCCGCCTATCACCTGGGCAACCGCCACGTCGCACTGCAAGTCGGGGATGGCTGGCTGCGTCTGCTCGATGACTATGTGCTCAAGGCCATGCTCGAACAACTGGGGGCCAGGGTCGAGGGCTGCGAGGCGCCGTTTCAGCCGGAACACGGTGCCTATGGCGGGGGCCATCACCATTCACGCCATGGTGACGAAGCGTTCAACTACCCGCCGAAGCTGCACCAGTTCGGCGTGCGTTCATGA
- a CDS encoding SDR family oxidoreductase — MSNTLFITGATSGFGEACARRFADAGWKLVLTGRREERLNALCADLSKQTEVHGLVLDVRDRKAMEEAIANLPPSFAKLRGLINNAGLALGVDPAPKCDLDDWDTMVDTNIKGLMYSTRLLLPRLIAHGRGASIVNLGSVAGNYPYPGSHVYGASKAFVKQFSLNLRCDLQGTGVRVSNIEPGMCESEFSLVRFAGDQERYNATYAGADPIQPQDIAETIFWVLNAPAHININSLELMPVSQTWSGFAIERNSDRA, encoded by the coding sequence ATGTCCAACACCCTGTTTATTACCGGCGCGACCTCCGGTTTTGGTGAGGCCTGTGCCCGTCGTTTTGCCGACGCCGGCTGGAAACTGGTGCTGACAGGCCGTCGTGAAGAGCGCCTCAATGCCCTGTGCGCCGACTTGTCGAAACAGACCGAGGTCCATGGCCTGGTGCTCGACGTGCGTGATCGCAAGGCCATGGAGGAGGCGATAGCCAATCTGCCGCCTTCGTTCGCCAAACTGCGCGGGTTGATCAACAACGCGGGCCTGGCCCTGGGGGTTGACCCGGCGCCCAAATGCGATCTCGACGATTGGGACACCATGGTCGACACCAACATCAAAGGCCTGATGTACAGCACGCGCCTGCTGTTGCCGCGCCTGATCGCCCATGGTCGCGGTGCCAGCATCGTCAACCTCGGCTCCGTCGCCGGCAACTACCCGTATCCGGGCAGCCATGTGTATGGCGCGAGCAAGGCGTTCGTCAAACAGTTCTCCCTGAACCTGCGCTGCGACCTGCAAGGGACCGGCGTGCGCGTCAGCAACATCGAGCCGGGCATGTGCGAGAGCGAGTTTTCACTGGTGCGTTTCGCCGGTGACCAGGAGCGTTACAACGCGACCTACGCCGGTGCCGATCCGATCCAGCCACAAGACATCGCCGAAACAATTTTCTGGGTACTCAACGCCCCGGCGCACATCAACATCAACAGCCTGGAGCTGATGCCGGTGAGCCAGACCTGGAGCGGGTTTGCCATAGAGCGTAATAGCGACAGGGCATAA
- the ureG gene encoding urease accessory protein UreG, whose product MNTQPLRVGIGGPVGSGKTALTLALCLALRDRYNLAVVTNDIYTREDADFLVRNEALAPERIIGVETGGCPHTAIREDASINLEAVDQLNRRFPGLDLILVESGGDNLSATFSPELSDLTIYVIDVSAGDKLPRKGGPGICKSDLLVINKIDLAPLVGASLELMDSDTKRMRNGKPFVFSNQKTGLGLEEIIAFIERQGLLTGA is encoded by the coding sequence ATGAACACACAACCTCTGCGTGTCGGCATCGGCGGCCCGGTCGGTTCCGGCAAAACCGCGCTGACCCTGGCCTTGTGCCTGGCGCTGCGCGACCGCTACAACCTGGCGGTGGTGACCAACGACATCTACACCCGCGAAGACGCCGACTTCCTGGTGCGCAACGAAGCCCTGGCGCCGGAGCGGATCATCGGAGTGGAAACTGGCGGCTGCCCGCATACGGCGATCCGCGAAGACGCTTCGATCAACCTGGAGGCCGTGGATCAACTGAACCGTCGCTTTCCCGGGTTGGACCTGATTCTGGTTGAGTCCGGAGGCGATAACCTCTCGGCGACGTTCAGCCCGGAACTGTCCGACCTGACCATTTACGTGATCGATGTGTCGGCTGGCGACAAGCTGCCGCGCAAGGGCGGGCCGGGGATCTGCAAATCCGATCTGCTGGTGATCAATAAAATCGATCTTGCGCCGCTGGTAGGCGCGTCGCTGGAACTGATGGACAGCGACACCAAACGCATGCGTAACGGCAAGCCGTTTGTCTTCAGCAACCAGAAAACCGGCTTGGGACTGGAGGAAATAATCGCCTTCATCGAACGCCAGGGCCTGCTGACCGGGGCCTGA